In Populus alba chromosome 1, ASM523922v2, whole genome shotgun sequence, a single window of DNA contains:
- the LOC118042799 gene encoding uncharacterized protein At4g14100 has product MASLTRPISISISISILLLFFFSPLIKSSREGDPTPAPWPHQFHAILFMNYSGTLQKIDLWYDWTNGRNFNIIQHQLGKVLYDLEWNNGTSFFYTLDSNKECSTAHLEVGILRPNWLDGANYLGQRQVDGFLCNVWEKVDFIWYYEDVVTKRPVHWVFYTGREAHVMTFEVGAALEDAKWQAPVYCFGNIPEAGYPISATSRENLLGGVLRGSLAL; this is encoded by the exons ATGGCCTCCCTAACCAGACCCATCTCTATCTCTATCTCTATCTCaattctccttctcttcttcttttcaccatTAATCAAATCATCCAGAGAAGGAGACCCAACTCCAGCGCCATGGCCTCACCAATTCCACGCAATTCTATTCATGAATTACAGTGGAACACTTCAAAAAATAGATCTCTGGTACGATTGGACTAATGGTAGAAACTTCAACATCATACAACACCAACTAGGCAAGGTTCTGTATGACCTTGAATGGAACAATGGTACTTCCTTCTTTTACACTTTAGATTCCAACAAGGAGTGTTCCACCGCGCATTTGGAGGTTGGAATTCTTCGCCCTAATTGGCTTGATGGAGCTAATTATCTAGGTCAACGACAAGTGGATGGCTTTCTTTGTAACGTTTGGGAGAAAGTGGATTTCATCTGGTACTATGAAGATGTTGTCACCAAAAGGCCTGTTCACTGGGTCTTTTACACTG GGAGGGAGGCTCATGTCATGACTTTTGAAGTGGGAGCTGCACTTGAGGATGCAAAATGGCAAGCTCCTGTGTACTGCTTTGGCAATATCCCAGAAGCTGGATATCCTATCTCTGCTACTTCACGAGAGAATTTGTTGGGTGGAGTTCTGAGAGGTTCCTTGGCACTTTGA
- the LOC118042806 gene encoding uncharacterized protein, with product MIPPELQPRSFRPYIASSISSPSFSSSFPAASPYSPNSNFPSPSTSSSRSRFSASFFAHNTRIALALAPCAAFLLDLGGAPVVAILTLGLMIAYIIDSLNFKSGAFFCVWASLIAAQIAFFFSSSLIFTFNSIPLGLLAAFLCAQTNFLIGAWASLQFKWIQLENPTIVLALERLLFACVPFAASSIFTWATISAVGMQNAAYYLMIFSCVFYWMFAIPRVSSFRSKQEVKYHGGEVPDDNFILSPLEGCFHTLNLLFFPLVFHVASHYSVIFSSAASVCDLLLLFFIPFLFQLYASTRGALWWVTKNANQLHSIRVVNGAVALIVVVICLEVRVVFHSFGRYIQVPPPLNYLLVTVTMLGGAAGAGASALGMISDAFSYWSFTALAVTVSSAGAIVVGFPLLFLPLPAIAGFEFARFVTKKSLSSYFSFVVLGSLIVTLFVVHNFWDLNIWMAGMSLKSFCKLIIANVVLAMAVPGLALLPPKLHFLSEICLISHALLLCHIENRFFNYPGFYYHGMEEDVMYPSYMVILTTFVGLALVRRLSVDHWIGPKAVWILTCLYSSKLSMLFISSKPVVWVSAVLLLAVTPPLLLYKEKSRTGSKMKPWKGYVHGGVVVLSIWLFRETIFEALQWWNGRAPSDGLLLGFCIALTGLACVPIVALHFSHVLPAKRCLVLVVATGLLFILMQPPIPLAWTYRSDIISAARQSSDDISIYGFMASKPTWPSWLLIVAILLTLAAVTSIIPIKYVVELRTFFSIAIGIALGVYISAEYFLQAAVLHALIVVTMVCTSVFVVFTHFPSASSTKLLPWVFALLVALFPVTYLLEGQLRIKSILGDEVGDLAEEDRKLTTLLAVEGARTSLLGLYAAIFMLIALEIKFELASLMREKSLERVGIRHGQSSESSSSNFAPRMRFMQQRRASTVPTFTIKRMVAEGAWMPAVGNVATIMCFAICLILNVNLTGGSTQAIFFLAPILLLLNQDSDFVAGFGDKQRYFPVTVAISAYLVLTALYSIWEDTWHGNFGWSLEIGGPDWFFAVKNLAILILTFPSHILFNRFVWSSTKQTDSSPMITLPLNLPSIIISDVIKIRILGCLGIVYTIAQTIISRQQYISGMKYI from the exons ATGATACCGCCGGAGCTCCAACCGCGGTCATTCCGCCCTTACATCGCCTCCTCCATCTCCTCCccttccttctcctcctccttccccGCCGCCTCTCCTTATTCCCCCAACTCTAACTTCCCTTCCCCTTCTACCTCCTCTTCTAGATCTCGTTTCTCTGCTTCTTTTTTCGCTCACAACACTCGCATCGCCCTCGCTCTCGCTCCCTGCGCTGCTTTCCTCCTTGATCTCGGTGGAGCTCCCGTAGTCGCCATCCTAACCCTGGGTTTGATGATTGCTTACATCATCGACTCACTCAATTTCAAATCCGGTGCGTTTTTCTGTGTCTGGGCTTCCCTAATTGCAGCTCAGATCGCCTTCTTTTTTAGCTCCTCGTTGATCTTCACTTTCAATTCGATCCCTCTTGGTTTGCTCGCTGCGTTCCTCTGTGCACAAACGAATTTCTTAATTGGGGCCTGGGCTTCACTTCAGTTCAAATGGATTCAATTAGAAAACCCTACTATCGTGCTCGCGCTTGAACGTTTGTTATTCGCGTGTGTTCCTTTTGCTGCTTCTTCGATATTCACTTGGGCTACAATATCTGCAGTCGGTATGCAAAATGCTGCGTATTATCTGATGATTTTTAGTTGTGTCTTCTATTGGATGTTTGCAATTCCGCGTGTTTCTTCATTTAGATCAAAACAAGAAGTGAAATATCATGGTGGAGAGGTTCCTgatgataattttatacttAGTCCACTAGAGGGTTGTTTTCATACCTTGAATTTGCTCTTCTTTCCGTTGGTATTTCATGTTGCTTCGCATTACTCGGTGATTTTCTCGTCAGCTGCGTCTGTTTGTGATTTGTTGCTTCTGTTTTTTATTCCGTTCTTGTTTCAACTATATGCATCTACGAGGGGCGCGCTTTGGTGGGTGACTAAGAATGCGAATCAGTTGCATAGCATTCGTGTCGTGAATGGTGCTGTTGCATTGATTGTTGTCGTGATTTGTTTGGAAGTTAGAGTTGTTTTCCATTCCTTTGGAAGGTATATTCAGGTTCCTCCTCCGTTGAATTATCTGCTTGTGACCGTGACGATGCTTGGAGGGgctgctggtgctggtgcttcTGCCCTTGGAATGATTTCTGATGCATTTAGTTACTGGTCTTTCACTGCTTTGGCTGTAACCGTCAGTTCTGCTGGAGCAATTGTTGTGGGTTTTCCTCTACTG TTTCTTCCACTGCCTGCGATTGCTGGATTTGAATTTGCTCGTTTTGTTACAAAGAAAAGTCTGTCATCATATTTTTCCTTTGTTGTGCTCGGGAGCCTGATAGTTACATTGTTTGTGGTGCATAATTTCTGGGATCTAAATATTTGGATGGCAGGCATGTCCCTGAAATCATTCTGTAAACTTATAATCGCAAATGTTGTTCTCGCCATGGCTGTTCCAGGTTTAGCTCTTCTCCCaccaaaacttcattttttatctGAGATTTGTTTGATCAGCCATGCATTGCTGTTGTGCCATATTGAGAATCGTTTCTTCAATTACCCGGGATTTTACTATCATGGAATGGAGGAGGATGTGATGTATCCAAGCTATATGGTTATTCTGACAACCTTTGTGGGTTTGGCTCTGGTAAGAAGACTATCTGTGGACCATTGGATTGGACCAAAGGCGGTTTGGATTTTGACTTGCCTGTATTCCTCAAAGCTGTCCATGCTGTTTATTTCATCAAAGCCTGTTGTATGGGTTTCAGCTGTACTTTTACTGGCTGTTACTCCCCCATTGCTCCTTTACAA GGAGAAATCACGAACAGGCTCAAAGATGAAACCATGGAAAGGTTATGTACATGGTGGTGTGGTTGTTCTATCAATCTGGCTCTTCCGCGAAACAATTTTTGAAGCCCTTCAATGGTGGAATGGGAGGGCTCCATCTGATGGTTTGCTTTTGGGTTTCTGCATTGCCTTGACTGGATTGGCTTGTGTACCCATTGTTGCTTTGCATTTCTCTCATGTCCTG CCGGCTAAGAGATGCCTAGTACTGGTGGTGGCAACAGGTTTACTGTTTATCCTGATGCAGCCACCAATCCCACTAGCATGGACTTATCGATCTGACATAATCAGCGCAGCTCGTCAATCGTCTGATGACATTTCCATCTATGGCTTCATGGCATCAAAACCGACCTGGCCATCATGGTTGCTTATTGTTGCAATTCTGCTCACTTTAGCAGCAGTGACATCCATCATACCCATTAAGTATGTGGTAGAGCTGAGAACATTTTTCTCCATTGCAATAGGGATTGCTCTTGGAGTATACATTTCTGCTGAGTATTTTCTTCAAGCTGCTGTTCTGCACGCCCTCATTGTTGTAACCATGGTCTGCACCTCTGTGTTTGTGGTCTTCACCCATTTTCCATCTGCTTCAAGCACAAAGCTGCTACCATGGGTATTTGCTTTATTAGTAGCCCTCTTTCCTGTGACATATCTGCTGGAGGGTCAGTTGAGAATCAAAAGCATACTTGGAGATGAAGTTGGAGACCTGGCGGAGGAAGACAGGAAGCTCACTACTCTACTGGCTGTTGAGGGGGCAAGAACATCACTTCTCGGTTTATATGCAGCAATCTTCATGCTCATAGCACTGGAGATTAAGTTTGAACTTGCCTCACTGATGCGGGAAAAGTCTCTTGAAAGGGTTGGAATTAGACATGGTCAATCTAGTGAAAGTAGTTCTTCAAATTTTGCTCCACGAATGAGGTTCATGCAGCAACGGCGCGCCTCTACTGTGCCAACCTTTACAATCAAGAGAATGGTTGCTGAGGGAGCTTGGATGCCCGCGGTTGGTAATGTTGCTACTATAATGTGCTTTGCTATATGCCTGATCTTGAACGTCAATCTGACTGGGGGCTCAACCCAGGCAATCTTCTTCCTGGCTCCTATCCTGCTGCTTCTCAACCAGGACTCAGATTTTGTGGCTGGTTTTGGGGACAAACAAAGGTATTTCCCTGTTACAGTGGCCATATCAGCCTACTTGGTCTTGACAGCCCTCTACAGCATATGGGAAGATACATGGCATGGTAATTTTGGTTGGAGCCTTGAAATTGGTGGCCCTGATTGGTTCTTTGCAGTCAAGAATTTAGCCATCCTCATTCTCACGTTTCCCAGCCATATACTCTTCAACCGGTTTGTTTGGAGTAGCACAAAGCAGACGGACTCGTCACCAATGATCACGCTTCCCCTTAATCTGCCATCCATTATAATATCAGATGTTATTAAGATCAGGATATTAGGATGCTTAGGAATTGTTTATACCATAGCCCAGACCATTATTTCTAGACAGCAATATATCTCAGGGATGAAGTATATTTAG
- the LOC118042814 gene encoding indole-3-acetic acid-amido synthetase GH3.17 has translation MLPVFDPNDNEAGLKLLEDLTNNACQIQQQVLEEILATNLHTEYLKSFLNGDSGKENFKNKVPIVNYEDIKPCIERIANGETSSIISAQPITELLTSSGTSGGQPKIMPSTAEELERKTFFYNLLVPVMNKYVDGLDQGKAMYLLFIKPEISTPSGLMARPVLTSYYKSKNFRNRAFNRYNVYTSPDETILCSDSKQSMYCQLLCGLVQRDEVLRVGAIFASAFLRAIKFLEEYLKELCSNIRAGSVSDWITDPNCRNAVLSILSKPNSELADLIEDECSGKSWEGIIKKLWPRTKYIEVIVTGSMAQYIPTLEFYSGGLPLVSTMYGSSECYLGINFKPLSNPSDVSYTLLPNMAYFEFLPVDNNHKEVVPDVQCNGVGVTDRNGKEMVEAVDLVEVKLGHYYELIVTTFTGLYRYRVGDILMVTGFYNNAPQFRFVHRRNVVLSIDTDKTNEEDLLKAVTRAKVLLEPLGFLLTEYTSFADTASIPGHYVLFWELKMRGTNDLPELDPAIMEQCCSVVEESLDSVYRRCRKKDKSIGPLEVRVVTHGTFDALMDFCVSQGSSVNQYKTPRCIKSEEALKILDSRVVGRFSSNKTPFWEPFRIET, from the exons ATGTTGCCAGTCTTTGATCCAAATGATAATGAAGCTGGCTTAAAGCTCTTGGAGGACCTGACCAACAATGCATGCCAGATACAACAGCAGGTATTGGAGGAAATCCTCGCCACCAATTTACATACAGAGTATCTTAAAAGCTTTCTCAATGGTGATTCTGGTAAGGAAAACTTCAAGAATAAAGTTCCCATTGTGAATTACGAGGATATCAAGCCTTGTATCGAGCGAATTGCCAACGGAGAGACTTCATCTATCATTTCAGCTCAACCAATCACTGAGCTCCTCACAAg CTCTGGTACTTCTGGAGGACAGCCAAAAATTATGCCTTCGACTGCTGAAGAACTGGAAAGGAAGACGTTCTTTTATAACCTCCTTGTGCCTGTAATGAACAA gtaTGTTGATGGCTTGGACCAGGGTAAAGCAATGTATCTTTTGTTTATCAAACCCGAAATTAGCACCCCTTCTGGCTTGATGGCAAGACCTGTCCTAACCAGCTACTATAAGAGCAAAAACTTCAGAAACCGGGCTTTTAACCGTTATAATGTTTATACAAGCCCTGATGAGACCATCTTATGTTCTGATAGCAAACAGAGCATGTACTGTCAATTGCTATGTGGTTTAGTACAGCGGGATGAGGTCTTAAGAGTAGGTGCAATCTTTGCATCAGCTTTCCTGCGTGCTATCAAGTTTTTGGAGGAATATTTGAAAGAATTATGTTCCAACATAAGAGCAGGTAGTGTAAGTGATTGGATTACTGACCCTAATTGCAGAAATGCGGTATTGTCAATTCTGAGCAAACCCAATTCAGAATTGGCTGATTTGATCGAGGATGAATGTAGTGGGAAATCTTGGGAAGGAATAATCAAGAAGCTTTGGCCGAGAACAAAGTACATTGAAGTTATTGTTACAGGTTCTATGGCGCAATACATCCCAACCCTTGAATTCTATAGCGGTGGGCTTCCATTAGTTTCAACAATGTATGGCTCTTCTGAATGTTATTTGGGAATCAACTTTAAACCACTGAGCAACCCTTCTGATGTCTCTTACACCCTCCTTCCAAATATGGCCTACTTTGAATTCTTGCCTGTTGATAATAACCACAAAGAAGTGGTACCGGACGTCCAGTGCAACGGTGTTGGTGTTACAGATCGGAATGGCAAGGAAATGGTTGAAGCTGTTGATCTTGTGGAGGTCAAACTTGGTCACTACTATGAACTGATTGTCACCACTTTTACAG GCTTGTATAGATATAGAGTTGGAGACATTCTCATGGTGACCGGCTTCTACAATAATGCTCCACAATTTCGTTTTGTGCACCGGCGAAATGTGGTTTTAAGCATTGATACGGACAAGACCAATGAAGAAGACCTCTTAAAGGCAGTGACACGAGCGAAAGTCCTCCTTGAGCCACTCGGTTTCCTTCTAACTGAGTACACTAGCTTCGCTGACACTGCCTCAATCCCAGGTCATTATGTACTATTTTGGGAACTTAAAATGAGAGGAACTAATGATCTGCCAGAGCTTGATCCAGCTATAATGGAGCAATGCTGCTCCGTTGTTGAAGAATCGCTCGATTCTGTTTATAGGAGGTGTAGGAAGAAAGACAAATCAATTGGACCCCTGGAAGTAAGGGTGGTGACACATGGAACGTTTGATGCGCTCATGGATTTTTGTGTATCTCAAGGGTCTTCAGTTAATCAGTACAAGACACCCAGATGCATCAAATCCGAGGAGGCCTTAAAGATTTTAGATTCCAGGGTGGTGGGAAGATTTTCCAGCAACAAAACTCCTTTCTGGGAGCCATTCAGAATCGAAACCTAA
- the LOC118042824 gene encoding small ribosomal subunit protein eS27y yields MVLQNDIDLLNPPAELEKRKHKLKRLVQSPNSFFMDVKCQGCFNITTVFSHSQTVVVCGNCQTVLCQPTGGRAKLTEGCSFRKKSE; encoded by the exons ATG GTTCTCCAAAACGATATCGATTTGCTTAACCCACCAGCTGAGCTAGAGAAGAGGAAGCACAAGCTCAAGCGTCTTGTTCAGTCTCCGAACTCTTTTTTCATG GATGTGAAGTGTCAGGGTTGCTTCAACAT AACAACTGTTTTTAGTCACTCGCAAACTGTTGTGGTGTGTGGGAACTGCCAGACAGTGCTGTGCCAGCCAACTGGTGGTCGTGCCAAGCTTACAGAGGGGTGCTCTTTTAGGAAGAAGAGCGAGTGA